caataaCAATATTCCTCtatcattgaatttcaactatctgactcttctcaagtcacaccagcaattatccaacatgttacattccgctttcgctatactactctgattactcattacaatcatctataccaattagatttcttagcTTTGCCCAATTCCAACTCTCTctactcattcgtttaaaatcctcctttaccatacatggtactaatttaccacttagtaatacttatactcattcaacaacaaattcttgagttactacatctattaaaacattccaaccatcggaacaagtacacacaagtagttataatcacactcatcagcctcaatataccattgcttacaaaatagctcaactgagtcccgctctctactaagaatcaaatcaatttctcccttcatagagtataattcctcattacatctggaatctacaatatcaccttaataacagcacaaaattattacagcatcatatagcatcaactcatCGTATTAACTTTtccaaatacatactcgttaactacgtacaaccacaataacatgttcgtcatctcgacaattattcaaaagtgttctaattctttgatacgacatcattacctccactagattctaaatccaacatataaatcaataaatattctctatgtaggctttcgacatattaattcctcactgcccacgagtagtacttgcacactactccacatcacactttcgctgcacGACTctaattacccgtcttaagtcatcatccaatatattgcactctttcgtattcacttcttcataagttcacacaacatggtgagtgattattctcacggcttagtattcttcACATcccaaaccattaaggtaacaaaacaagttcatcccatctatatgattccgtcgactaccaacaagagattaagggtgatcaagtcctcaatttgtcaatagatagccgacaaccatatttaagcataaattgtcgttactacataatagtgtccttcctgagtttgcacccaaactcattaatatcatcataatccaataattcgCTTTGAGTTTTTACAACTCGCATACTCCcttctcattggatcttgtcggtgagacaccaatgTCCAAACATTTTACGCAATcctcttcatagtcacttagcatcacatacttgttaagtacttccaaacctcataatcactaatatactcatacattactattcatctcgttccaaatcaaaatcctcatcttagcaaaagaccgcaaCAACATTCACAACTCGAGGTTTTaatctaaatcccatgacatctttcgcgtccaaatatcattccactcagaatttccacaaagtcttcctcacatcaataggtgttagaaattctctacaattcttcttttatacccgtcgttactttggcatcacaattaCGACTTCAACTGTTCCCAAAGTTTGTTCCACCTttcctactaattcactcctcactaaaatccatcggcactcaaatcatctttattaccgaacatctcattcacttattcatcaacaacatgttctactcgatttcgtttcaaacaatcgtggtactaggcattcctattcaacaatcttcacgcttccttaaccaacTTTGGAATATCTACTCAaaggatcacctctactgtatttataactctcttataaggtagaacataatctctcctcttcgtaggttcaaacgacacgttAATCCGACGCTCGGAACTCAAGATACGAATTTTCCATCGTTATCTAAAATGCAACATCGTTATCATGCAGCGATACTCTATACGATATCTctaaaactcctcaaatggtacatttaattcctaaaattacttctcaacaaaccctctaattattccttcaatccgttcaacgctgacactgacatcccgtgcagtgccaataagtctagttctaagaacaagagtaactgtAACTTCACCTCTTCCCAACGTCatactgtcacaattaattatgttacagctgctgcaaccatttttatcacaaagttcatctcgttagctttccgacgcttcaaatggaactcaaatcggatgtccagaactccagttatgaattttcgaagttctgcagctactcagcaattttcctgcgttttgcttacgaaaatctcactccaaaactcattctcttcaactcgatcacatctgaaacagccccttatcatatctcttcacttccaaacattcttataacttgagcaacacatcccatcgccgaagtgcgatttctgaaacattacgactacaatcctctttgcaacttgcagctgaacctcttccgagacgcaaggctactcaactgacaacttcgcagcccctcagcagagctgatacattgcaactttctaattttcctctcctaaaaataatcatcaattgcatataatcatcctccctcaagatgctcaaacttaattaccagccaagtcctaattccaagtcaccttcaattcgggaaacaacaaactccaacaatgcttgcactgttgctaacaacagcctactgaatcaatcatcttacaactgaaacataaccgagaagcgaagcttctcccccacttgtttcaaaccaacttccgcaacaaacaaccaagtaccgacagtgattcactcacatgtcgcgtaccaagggataatatgccgacagtattcaactgtcgtgcaactcaactgactcgacaattggccggacggaccgacctgctctgataccactattgtaacacccttctaaaccccacggaaattaataaaataattcagagtaaaacatgaaaacaagggtgccacaattcaatttaaaacaatttatcataaatcaattgtcatgcttcacttaggaacgaatcattaatttaacaaaatcatgtttttacacaacggaatattcatcatacggataagcataacatcatctatgcaatatcccacaaaattaatacaataagaACACAATGGAGTAACATCATAgactctaaactaacgttcccccagtgttacaatattagagcatgacaccgacgctatacttaaacaaactggcctatgagctatcctcaccaaagccaaagccgctactcgccaatctgaaaatgtcaacagtaagggtgagtctcattcaaataaacaaatgttattgaatcataaataataacacatcatagttacatcattcacccaattgtttcataaacagacattcagacaagttccatcatcacaaaacaatcaatcaacacatcatcaatatttataacactggaatacatccaatcatgttataaaagtcatgcatatgaatgcaactgacactatgcatgtggtaccaacatcatcaaatgggaataacccatgaccgatccaacatcatcaagatacggccctgccagcacagattccacacaatgggaatcatgccctttactgatccaacacatcatcatggatacaggatcatcaatgaatatgaatgaatgcaaacatacatgaacatacttataccatcgtcaattctatgagtaacatcatcaaatactcatttcatcatcatcatcatcaacatcatcatcatcatcatcatcaaagtatgtttatatacattagcatcattcaagtacaatcaatcatcatcatcattaaaaacatacatgtatccacatcaatcatcatcatcagtaaggaagaacatacatgtatccccatcattctaaaacaaagcaatcatcatcatataattctcaacaaatcatcacatcataatgtttttcaaaacaatatcttatattgtcacattttatcatatatgtcaacaatacgtcgtccatccaacagacaagatatacacatcatactcacatcatcacaaaactatctcataggattcatcataccaacaaacaaatcatcacaggaatcatattttaaacatagcttgtatcgttacatctcatcatatatgtccgcaacacaacattcatcaaaacaagcaaaattGTGATTTAAAAATAATCTCGAGCTACTGCTCATTTCATCATCCTTACATCAAAGAATACTTCATAAacttcatcctgctcgaaacggcacttaaaacaggccaacggttcaaaagatacgcatctgtaaacttttcaaaatttaatagcagcacgcggcgccacacattgTTCGCGACGCGCTGCCAAAAAACgatgccttcgcggcgccaacaagggacgcggcgcgaactgagtgaaataATTCTCCTcaagctttctgccaagcagttcgcggcgccaacaattgGATGCGGCGCGAACTGACCAGATCAGAGATTCCCATCGCAATTAACAGTATACGAacctgaatcccaaattcctcaaccttgaccaaatcgattcaaattgatcaaacaccacaaaaaagccacacaacatatatcatactcacatataacatatattatgcatcatcaaacatcatacaacaccaaattcatagaaattcatcaaaacagataattatcaacaaacatccccaaaatcccaactctatcatacgactcaattgacatgaaataatatatctatatcagtcctattatccataacccgataatagatgttaatcggaagagtccccccttaccttagccaagaatctggactttcccccttcttctccatcaaatcCGTAAGCCcttttcttcactttcagcaGGAATTCCCAaacttcaaactcgcttatctccctcatcgagaacctccctgacacgaattaatatatcaaatcaaaggaaatttcgtgtagaatccgaatcttcgagaattacctggtttggagttacgagcagagagttatgacccattttatGAGggttgcaccatgaatacgaaaatctcttttctccatgagctctctccttcttcctcttaggtttttcttctctattttccaatttccttctttttcttattttatgaaaaataaagcaaaataactttagtaataaGGCCTATCAATTACAccccctccattactaaccacaacttggcccaatagcttattttacacaatttccaacttaattccaattaaaaataccagtaatccaagaaagtaatttaaactcccattaaattaataaatgtaaaatatggggtgttacaaaagtcACTTAATCAATAATCTTTGGGGAAGGCCTTAATCAGTGCAGTCAATCACATCACCGTTTTTCATTTTCCTTCTTGATCAATATGAAGTTTAACAGCTACTCTATATAGTTTATCACTGACGAGACTTCCATTCCTTACTAGAAAAGAGATTGGTTGGTAGGTGGAAGATGACTACCATGAAGATGTTTTTGATGTGGTGGTGAAAGTTCTCCAAATATCGAATAAGGTACCTACAAAAAAGATTAGTACTTTGAGGCTcaatcaatatgagattgaggTGGAACTTTGAAAATATGAGTTGAATCGTACATGGATGTAACTCAGAGTAACACTTATATAAGAGAGACGGTTACAATTAGGAGTGGCAAATGGGCATGCCTGCCCCGCAAAAATATGGGACGGGTGGACCGCAGACACTACACCTTTTGAGCCTAAAAAAAATCATGTAAACAATTGTGCCCGCAAAAAACAGAGTAGACGAGATATGCACATTACATGGTGTGGGTCTAAACTCATGGCTTGCCTCGCGCATGCCCAATTGGTCGGATCCGTTTTGTCACCTCCTAGTTACAGGTATCTCTAGATTGTTTGACATGGAGAGCGAGTAACTTTTGAATGCAGATCAACAATTCTAATGAAATGAGTGATGTGTCATGTGAGAGAATTATGGATGCAAATCCGCTTGTACGTCAATGACTAGTGTGTCTTGATTGAATTGAGCCGATCTTGAGAATGAAACTAATTGCAGTTTATATACAACATCAACACTCTTTAATTCAacgataaatatttttcaaagaaCAAAATTGTgataaattttaacaaaaaaaaacaattaatatctTATAGCCGCAGTGAACAAGTGACTTAAGGTCGATGAAAACATATAAAATCCACAAAATATTTTTAGAAGAATAAACTATGGAAATCATCCTCCATCTCTCGTCATTTAATTTACAATTTTTCttcaatataatttatatttcttgtgttaaaatagaatatttagttcaattttaacttttttaaaaataaattattttaaaagtgTACATGATTTTCATTATACCTTCCTTAGTTAATCGGCAGCCACCTATAGTCAAATATTCTCGAACATGGTAAATACGTGTGATGATGGTTGACCAAACTAACATTTTCAACCAAATACAAAAACATAAAGttatccaaataataataaaaacaaaaacaacaactatGTAACATCCTTGACCTTTGAAACTAGTCTTAGAAAAAGTGGTCAAATTCCACTTGGCTTTATCTATTATCATAAACATATAGTATAACTTTGGTCTCCACTCAtgcaaataaattattaatttatgatgCAAAAGGAAACATGTAAGAAAGAACTATTCATACAAAAAAGCATAGGTTAGGTCAATTCAACACAAGTAACCAATCTCATATCTTagtcatatttaattatttttgctaCTATCAAGGCTTGATTCTATTCATAACAAACATGTccatattatatatatacacaaacattgacatgttcatgaatcaACTCAAACTTGAACACAAACTCTTACATTGAAGTTATATAGTTGTTGTTATAATATAAACTCATTTATtgttctatcatcatcatcaaagtttaTAGCAAATTTTCAATATTCATACAAGTGAACAAAATGGGTCTTATAGGAAAAAGTTTTGCTTCAAAATTGAAAAACATAACATTACTTGGAATTTCTAGGATTGCAATTTTGAAGAATCATCGCAAAGCTAAAGCTTCTTATGCTCACTATGATATTTCTCAACTCTTGAAACTTGGTGACTATGATCAAGCTCTTCTTCGTGTAAGTAtcaaaactattattattatttattttttataaattatttttctcttttattcaacaagcattttgtattttttatttataaacagGTAGAACATTGGATTGTAGAGCAAAACATGTTGGATGCATTTATCATGATTGAAGATTATTGTAATGTCCTAAGAGAAAAAGCTCAAGTACTTGAAAATAATAAGTTAGTTTTTCTCATCTcttcctattttcttttttttgtacaCGAAGTCATAACAATCACTGATCACTAAAAATTCTCACACATAATTGAATATCAAAGTTTAAATTCTGATTATAACGTCCAACCTACCAGCATTAGGGTTCAAATTCTGATGATAGCGTCCAATCTACATGTATCATCTTGTGCGAGTTGAACTAGGATTTATGGAAATCTCATCCTTTCTTTAATTGTGAATGGAAATGGCACATGCATTACTTTACTACCTTAATATACTAATTTAGTAATTTCAAAAATAGGGAGTGTCCCATTGATCTCATGGAAGCAACATGCAGCCTTATATTTGCATCATCAAGGTGTGGCAATTTTCCAGAATTACACAAAATCCAAGAGATTATGACTTCAAAATTTGGGAAAGAATTTGCAGATCATGCTATTAAATTGCATAAAAACAATGGAGTGAACTCTAAGGTATATAGATATTTTGAAACCTCATTTATTTCAAGAGTTCAATTAACTATCACAGTATTCTAATATATTTTTCTGACTTAACTATGTAGATGATTCAAAAGCTTTCATCAAGATATATCacaatggaaaccaaaatgaatGCTATGAAGAAAATTGCTCTAGAGATAGGAGTTACTTTGCCTTTAGGGATGGACACTACGTTGTCAAAtaaggtaaaaaaaaaaacatgtctcAAAATAAGTGCTTATACATAAATTATTTCTATAAATTGTTTCATAAGTTATTctaaaaaatctataaaaataagTTCAGAATAATTTATGAACATGTCGTTAAAAGTAGTTTTTATGAACACTTACATGTAGTCTCCGAAGAGTTGTGTCGGtaaataaactcaaataagtcatTTCAAAATCTAAATGGATTATGTTGTGATATGTATTGCAGGAAATATTGAATGCTGACCAGACGAAAAATAAACTAGAAACCAAAATTTGTAGTAGTGTTGAATCTATTGATGATGTTAAACATGAAGACTCTCAACAACATGATTCTAATCAAAATGTAAATCAAGATGAGAATCTATTTGATGTGAATGAGGAAGATATTCAACATGATCCTAATCAAAATGTAATTCAAGATAAGAATCTATTTGATGTGAATGAGGAAAAGAGAAGGAACaaaaatgctgcagaagctgTTCTACAAGCTTTGGAATTAGCAACTTTGGAGATAAGTAAATACTTAAATCATAAACAAGAGGGTGTAGTAATTTCAAAAAGAAACTATAGTATTGATCTTAAAGAGGAATCTCAATTAAGTCAAAATCCAAGAGATGAAATGATAACACAAGAGAGTGCAACAATATTAGTTTTAAAGGGAAATGCAAGTAGAGAAAGTGACATGGTTGGTGAATTAAGCTCATACAAGAATTTGGATGGTTATAATGATCATAAAAGTGAGTTTGATGAAGCTAGAGAAAATGAAGATTTGAGTGAAGAAAAAACATACCCTTCTTCACAGGCTATTAGATGGAATCCACATAGGTCTCAAAGTAATGTTGATGTGAATCTCATGGTAAGAAGACATGTAAAGAAAATGCATACACATCATGAACATTTGGATTGGAAGATGATGTCGGTGAGAACCAGATGAGCACACAAACAAAaccaatatttttaaaactagacCCTCGATTGGATATTAGTTTAGTTGAACCAGAATGAACCGCATTGGTTCATTcgattcttatttttttttttttttttttttattttttcatttatttatttatcatccaATTCAATGATTTATTAATTGTCCTTCAAATGTGAACAAGAGCGTAGAAATGGATCTAAGAAATATTCATAATTACCCAAAATCTAATATCACTGTTGGCAAAATGTGTGCGAAATACTACTACTATTCAGTATTCACAAACCAGTTAAGTATTTACAAtgtataaatgaaataataaagaTCACTTCCTTAAATCAAATGTAATAATAATCTTAATAAGAAAAATTGGACATAAAAAACTGTATTATTAGTACCTCCTTGAGAAACCCATATCATCTAAAACCGCTTTTACGATGGAGCTGGCTGTAGATCGTTAGATTAATCTCGAGAAAATTCCTCAAAATCTGGTTGCAATGTGAGGCTGGCTGTAGGGATACAATCTGCTTTTTGACGCCTGCAAAACTGTCAAGTGTCATCAAGACCATGCTTCAATGTGATATTTACCAGATCTTTCTAATGCCCTAATCAACCTAGCTGCATCTTCCTTTGAAACATCATTTTCTTTTGAAACAATCTCCTCAAAAGCTGAAGTTACATCCGTAGGCATATTAGTTGATGAACCTGCTATATAAACAGCGGCTCCCTCGGCTAATAGGTTCCAAACCCTTTCACTGTGTTCCCTCATCTTATGCTGAACATAAATTTTCTCAGGTTGGTCTCTAGAGAAAGCAACATAGAAACCACCACCCTTTGCTTCTGAAAGCACACCATTCTTCTGTGAATGATTCAGCCAGAAGTCCTTGTATAAAAAGTCACCATCTTCATTCCAACAGCCAAAGAAAAATATAACTGGAGCAGTGTAACTAGTTTTACTTTGCAAGGCCCTTTCCTCTATAAATCCGCGAAAAGGCG
The Vicia villosa cultivar HV-30 ecotype Madison, WI linkage group LG6, Vvil1.0, whole genome shotgun sequence genome window above contains:
- the LOC131608724 gene encoding uncharacterized protein LOC131608724, which codes for MLDAFIMIEDYCNVLREKAQVLENNKECPIDLMEATCSLIFASSRCGNFPELHKIQEIMTSKFGKEFADHAIKLHKNNGVNSKMIQKLSSRYITMETKMNAMKKIALEIGVTLPLGMDTTLSNKEILNADQTKNKLETKICSSVESIDDVKHEDSQQHDSNQNVNQDENLFDVNEEDIQHDPNQNVIQDKNLFDVNEEKRRNKNAAEAVLQALELATLEISKYLNHKQEGVVISKRNYSIDLKEESQLSQNPRDEMITQESATILVLKGNASRESDMVGELSSYKNLDGYNDHKSEFDEARENEDLSEEKTYPSSQAIRWNPHRSQSNVDVNLMVRRHVKKMHTHHEHLDWKMMSVRTR